The following coding sequences are from one Pseudonocardia sp. HH130630-07 window:
- a CDS encoding adenosylcobinamide-GDP ribazoletransferase → MTADRPGPFAGLALAVSWLTVLPVRVRTTTGGDLPAGVPAAALRWAPVVGLLGGLGAGALLLGLLAAGTAPLVAGLLVVGAGALATRGMHVDGLADTADGLGSYGPPERALRIMADGGAGPFAVVTLLVVLGTRAAALAQLGTAAPVAALTACALAAATGRAGFCWVARRGTPAARPGGLGATVAGSQPAWVAPLWWLALAGVATGVVVATGPAPAPAGAAAVGGAVLLAAALVAGLAAHTRRRFGGTSGDVLGAAAELGNTAVLVVLAAAFTG, encoded by the coding sequence GTGACCGCGGACCGGCCCGGCCCGTTCGCCGGGCTCGCCCTCGCGGTGAGCTGGCTGACGGTGCTGCCGGTACGGGTCCGGACGACGACCGGCGGCGACCTGCCCGCCGGGGTCCCGGCCGCCGCGCTGCGCTGGGCACCGGTGGTCGGCCTGCTGGGCGGGCTCGGCGCCGGTGCGCTGCTGCTCGGCCTCCTGGCGGCGGGGACCGCACCGCTGGTGGCCGGCCTGCTGGTGGTGGGCGCGGGCGCCCTGGCCACCCGCGGCATGCACGTGGACGGGCTCGCCGACACCGCCGACGGGCTGGGCAGCTACGGCCCCCCGGAGCGCGCCCTGCGGATCATGGCCGACGGCGGGGCCGGCCCGTTCGCCGTCGTGACACTGCTGGTGGTGCTGGGCACCCGGGCCGCGGCGCTGGCCCAGCTCGGCACCGCGGCACCGGTCGCCGCGCTCACGGCGTGCGCGCTGGCCGCCGCCACCGGACGGGCGGGGTTCTGCTGGGTCGCCCGCCGCGGGACGCCCGCGGCCCGTCCCGGCGGGCTGGGGGCGACGGTCGCCGGGTCCCAGCCGGCCTGGGTCGCCCCCCTCTGGTGGCTGGCCCTCGCCGGGGTGGCGACCGGCGTCGTGGTCGCGACCGGGCCGGCGCCGGCCCCGGCCGGGGCGGCGGCGGTCGGTGGCGCGGTGCTGCTCGCCGCGGCACTGGTCGCGGGGCTCGCCGCGCACACCCGCCGCCGGTTCGGCGGCACCAGCGGGGACGTACTGGGCGCGGCCGCCGAGCTGGGGAACACCGCCGTCCTCGTCGTGCTGGCGGCGGCGTTCACCGGGTGA
- a CDS encoding branched-chain amino acid aminotransferase: MSAPQFTVTRNPAPASPQRRAEVLANPGFGRYFTDHMVTVGWTEGSGWQDPQVVPYGPLSLDPATMLLHYGQEIFEGLKAYRQADGSIATFRPDANAARFAGSARRMAMAELPEDLFLASLSELLAVDSEWVPAAGGEDSLYLRPFMIATEVGLGVRPSAEYLYSVIASPAGPYFADGVAPMDVWLETEYTRAAMGGTGTAKCGGNYAASLLPQSVGAQHGCAQVAYLDAEERTWIDEMGANNLFFVFRDAAGAVELATPDLRGSVLAGITRDSLLTVARDLGITVTERRISGQEWLGGAASGVLTEVFGCGTAAVITPIGTVKHTGGEVTIGDGRPGPVTLQLREALTAMQRGSAPDPHGWMHTMVPAPATV; the protein is encoded by the coding sequence ATGAGCGCGCCGCAGTTCACCGTGACCCGAAACCCTGCACCGGCGTCCCCGCAGCGGCGCGCCGAGGTGCTGGCGAACCCCGGTTTCGGCCGGTACTTCACCGACCACATGGTCACCGTCGGATGGACCGAGGGGTCCGGCTGGCAGGACCCGCAGGTCGTGCCGTACGGGCCGCTGAGCCTCGACCCGGCGACGATGCTCCTGCACTACGGGCAGGAGATCTTCGAGGGGCTGAAGGCCTACCGGCAGGCGGACGGCTCGATCGCCACGTTCCGGCCGGACGCCAACGCGGCCCGCTTCGCCGGGTCCGCGCGCCGGATGGCGATGGCCGAGCTGCCGGAGGACCTGTTCCTCGCCTCGCTGTCCGAGCTGCTCGCCGTCGACTCCGAGTGGGTCCCGGCGGCCGGCGGTGAGGACTCGCTGTACCTGCGCCCGTTCATGATCGCCACCGAGGTCGGGCTCGGGGTGCGCCCGTCCGCCGAGTACCTCTACTCGGTGATCGCCTCGCCGGCCGGTCCGTACTTCGCCGACGGCGTGGCCCCGATGGACGTGTGGCTGGAGACCGAGTACACCCGGGCCGCGATGGGCGGGACGGGTACCGCCAAGTGCGGCGGGAACTACGCGGCCTCGCTGCTGCCGCAGTCGGTCGGCGCCCAGCACGGCTGTGCCCAGGTCGCCTACCTCGACGCGGAGGAGCGCACCTGGATCGACGAGATGGGTGCGAACAACCTGTTCTTCGTCTTCCGGGACGCCGCGGGCGCCGTCGAGCTGGCGACCCCGGACCTGCGGGGATCGGTGCTCGCCGGCATCACCCGGGACTCGCTGCTCACCGTGGCCCGCGATCTCGGGATCACCGTCACCGAGCGCCGCATCTCCGGCCAGGAGTGGCTCGGCGGCGCCGCGAGCGGCGTGCTGACCGAGGTGTTCGGGTGCGGCACCGCCGCGGTCATCACCCCGATCGGGACCGTCAAGCACACCGGCGGCGAGGTGACGATCGGCGACGGCCGGCCGGGCCCGGTCACCCTGCAGCTGCGCGAGGCGCTGACCGCGATGCAGCGCGGCTCGGCCCCGGACCCGCACGGCTGGATGCACACGATGGTGCCCGCGCCGGCCACCGTCTGA
- the gcvT gene encoding glycine cleavage system aminomethyltransferase GcvT, producing MTDDLLTGPLHDRHLALDATLGEFGGWSMPISYPGGTVAEHTAVRETAGLFDVSHLGTVPISGPGAAAHVNTCLTNDLGRIGPGRAQYTLACTPSGGVIDDMIVYLAGDDDLLLVPNAANSTRIVSMLAEGAPDGVVITDRHRELAVLALQGPRSAEALAAALGAAGPAVADLDYMAFTDIEGGSVRICRTGYTGEHGYEVVLDAAAAPAMWDALLDAVRGVGGVPCGLAARDTLRTEMGYPLHGHELSEEISPVQAGSAWAVGWDKPSFWGREALTAERAAGPARRLRALRATGRGVPRAGMTVLDGPDGAPVGTVTSGTFSPTLRTGVALALIATDPAVAIGDELVIDVRGRALPVEVVKPPMVPSHVR from the coding sequence GTGACCGACGATCTCCTGACCGGCCCGCTGCACGACCGGCACCTCGCCCTGGACGCCACCCTCGGTGAGTTCGGCGGCTGGTCGATGCCGATCTCCTACCCGGGCGGCACGGTGGCCGAGCACACCGCGGTGCGCGAGACGGCCGGGCTGTTCGACGTCAGCCACCTCGGCACCGTCCCGATCTCCGGACCGGGGGCCGCGGCGCACGTCAACACCTGCCTCACCAACGACCTGGGCCGGATCGGCCCGGGGCGGGCCCAGTACACGCTGGCCTGCACCCCGTCCGGCGGCGTCATCGACGACATGATCGTCTACCTGGCGGGCGACGACGACCTGCTGCTCGTCCCGAACGCGGCGAACTCCACCCGGATCGTCTCGATGCTCGCCGAGGGCGCACCCGACGGCGTCGTCATCACCGACCGGCACCGCGAGCTGGCCGTGCTCGCGCTGCAGGGCCCGCGCTCGGCGGAGGCGCTGGCGGCGGCGCTCGGCGCAGCCGGCCCGGCCGTCGCCGACCTGGACTACATGGCGTTCACCGACATCGAGGGCGGCTCGGTGCGGATCTGCCGGACCGGCTACACCGGCGAACACGGCTACGAGGTCGTGCTCGACGCGGCCGCCGCCCCGGCCATGTGGGACGCGCTGCTCGACGCGGTGCGCGGCGTCGGCGGCGTCCCGTGCGGGCTGGCCGCGCGCGACACCCTGCGCACCGAGATGGGTTACCCGCTGCACGGGCACGAGCTGTCCGAGGAGATCAGCCCGGTCCAGGCGGGCAGCGCGTGGGCGGTGGGCTGGGACAAGCCGTCGTTCTGGGGGCGCGAGGCGCTGACCGCGGAGCGCGCCGCCGGCCCGGCCCGGCGGCTGCGCGCGCTGCGAGCCACCGGCCGCGGGGTGCCGCGCGCCGGGATGACCGTGCTCGACGGCCCGGACGGCGCCCCGGTCGGCACGGTCACCTCGGGGACGTTCTCGCCGACCCTGCGGACCGGGGTGGCGCTCGCGCTCATCGCCACCGACCCGGCGGTCGCGATCGGCGACGAGCTCGTCATCGACGTCCGGGGGCGGGCCCTGCCGGTCGAGGTGGTCAAGCCGCCGATGGTGCCCTCGCACGTGCGCTGA
- a CDS encoding amino acid permease, with translation MTAVVVALAATFGTGLYASFAPAAAAAGVWFPVGVVLAGLVALAVVASTAHLATVRPAGPELVRGDLPGPALRLGALARLVSRTAAAAAAAGVFGAYVLPSSPGTVAVVAVLAVVGVNAAGVRISPSASRGLVVATLLVLGLVVGFGLSADGPDGAQASAMPSASTVAGGGATPDDAVAGTLQAAVVEPGPLGVLTAAAFLFFAFTGLSRVAELGGSLRDPMRAIRRAPAVAVLITTTLLLLLSAALLQGLGVDRLAGSPTPLASLMDTGSSPAFGVLVRIAAAAATAAALLGALSRAASGAAGLARAGELPALLGRSGSRGSPWVADLVLGGVVVAMTLAFGPVAAIAVSVGAALVHHALLHAAVLRLPGRSATAAFVAGAGATGCLVLAAVLPVGPLVAMVVVLAAGWALATACARSAAPGAARPARGPGDPEERAA, from the coding sequence GTGACGGCTGTCGTCGTCGCGCTCGCGGCCACGTTCGGGACCGGCCTGTACGCGTCGTTCGCCCCGGCGGCGGCCGCGGCCGGGGTGTGGTTCCCGGTCGGGGTCGTCCTCGCGGGGCTGGTGGCGCTGGCCGTGGTGGCCTCGACGGCGCACCTGGCGACGGTGCGCCCGGCCGGGCCGGAGCTCGTCCGCGGTGATCTGCCCGGTCCGGCGCTGCGCCTCGGCGCGCTCGCCCGGCTGGTGTCGCGCACCGCCGCGGCGGCCGCGGCGGCCGGGGTCTTCGGCGCCTACGTGCTGCCCTCGTCGCCCGGCACGGTCGCGGTGGTGGCGGTGCTCGCGGTGGTCGGGGTGAACGCGGCCGGGGTGCGGATCTCACCGTCGGCGTCGCGCGGGCTCGTCGTCGCGACGCTGCTGGTGCTCGGCCTGGTGGTCGGGTTCGGGCTGTCCGCGGACGGCCCGGACGGCGCCCAGGCGTCGGCGATGCCCTCGGCGTCGACGGTCGCCGGTGGCGGCGCGACGCCGGACGACGCCGTCGCCGGGACGCTGCAGGCGGCCGTCGTCGAACCGGGCCCGCTGGGCGTGCTGACCGCGGCCGCGTTCCTGTTCTTCGCCTTCACCGGGCTGTCCCGGGTGGCGGAGCTGGGCGGCAGCCTGCGGGACCCGATGCGGGCCATCCGGCGGGCCCCCGCGGTCGCGGTGCTGATCACGACGACGCTGCTGCTCCTGCTGTCCGCCGCCCTGCTGCAGGGACTCGGTGTCGACCGGCTCGCCGGGTCCCCGACCCCGCTCGCCTCGCTGATGGACACCGGCAGCAGCCCGGCGTTCGGCGTCCTCGTCCGGATCGCGGCCGCGGCGGCGACCGCCGCGGCCCTGCTCGGTGCCCTGTCCCGGGCGGCGTCCGGGGCGGCCGGGCTGGCCCGGGCCGGTGAGCTGCCCGCCCTGCTCGGGCGGAGCGGGTCGCGTGGCTCGCCGTGGGTCGCGGACCTGGTGCTCGGCGGGGTGGTGGTCGCGATGACCCTCGCGTTCGGCCCGGTCGCCGCGATCGCCGTGTCGGTCGGCGCCGCGCTGGTGCACCACGCCCTGCTGCACGCGGCGGTGCTGCGGCTGCCCGGGCGGTCGGCCACCGCGGCGTTCGTCGCCGGCGCCGGTGCGACCGGGTGCCTCGTGCTCGCCGCCGTGCTGCCGGTCGGGCCGCTGGTGGCGATGGTGGTCGTACTGGCCGCCGGCTGGGCGCTCGCCACCGCCTGCGCCCGCTCCGCGGCGCCCGGTGCGGCCCGCCCGGCCCGCGGGCCGGGCGACCCGGAGGAACGCGCCGCCTGA
- a CDS encoding leucyl aminopeptidase: protein MPIDVPTIPDTAALSGSPASAAADALVIGLHPADGGGAAPVLAAGAGDVDSAFGGELAELLRTVGATGKIEQVVSLPSRGAVTAPRIVAVGLGAPATDSAAGAAGAAGAGGTAAEAVRRAAGAAARALAGTGSAVSTLGAVDAEAAVVGAVLGGYRFDVHRSSADPASAPVASWAFTGTDEALVRRAALIAGAVATTRSLVNTAPNVLVPETFAARAVALGEQAGLVTEVLDDTRLRENGYGGVSGVGQGSANPPRLVRLTWNGGGSPRARVALVGKGITFDTGGISLKPNAGMADMTSDMGGAAAVVATVVLAAQLGLPVTVTATVPMAENMPSSTAYKPGDVLTMYGGRTVEVLNTDAEGRLILADAIVRAAEDSPDYLVETSTLTGAQQVALGLRTAGVMGSDELRDRVARLGTAAGEDAWAMPLPEYLRSDLDSRVADIANVSGQRFAGMLLAGMFLKEFVPDGLPWAHIDIAGPSYNTSGPRGYTTKGGTGVPVRTLIAFLEDVAAHG, encoded by the coding sequence GTGCCGATCGACGTTCCGACCATCCCGGACACCGCCGCCCTGAGCGGCTCGCCGGCGTCCGCAGCCGCCGACGCCCTGGTGATCGGGCTGCACCCGGCCGACGGCGGCGGGGCGGCACCGGTGCTCGCCGCGGGCGCGGGCGACGTGGACTCCGCCTTCGGCGGCGAGCTGGCCGAGCTGCTCCGGACGGTCGGGGCCACCGGGAAGATCGAGCAGGTCGTGTCGCTGCCGTCGCGGGGTGCGGTGACCGCACCGCGGATCGTCGCCGTCGGGCTGGGTGCCCCGGCCACGGACAGCGCAGCCGGTGCAGCCGGTGCAGCCGGTGCCGGGGGCACCGCTGCCGAGGCCGTCCGCCGGGCCGCGGGGGCCGCCGCCCGCGCGCTGGCCGGCACCGGGTCCGCGGTCAGCACCCTCGGCGCGGTCGACGCCGAGGCCGCCGTCGTCGGGGCCGTGCTCGGCGGCTACCGGTTCGACGTGCACCGGTCCTCGGCCGACCCGGCGTCGGCGCCGGTCGCGTCCTGGGCGTTCACCGGGACCGACGAGGCGCTCGTGCGCCGGGCCGCGCTGATCGCCGGCGCCGTCGCGACCACCCGGAGCCTGGTCAACACCGCGCCGAATGTGCTGGTCCCGGAGACCTTCGCGGCCCGCGCGGTGGCGCTCGGCGAGCAGGCCGGGCTGGTGACCGAGGTGCTCGACGACACCCGGCTGCGGGAGAACGGCTACGGCGGGGTGAGCGGGGTCGGCCAGGGCTCGGCCAACCCGCCCCGGCTGGTCCGCCTCACCTGGAACGGCGGCGGGTCGCCGCGGGCCCGGGTCGCGCTGGTCGGCAAGGGCATCACGTTCGACACCGGCGGCATCTCGCTGAAGCCGAACGCGGGCATGGCCGACATGACCTCCGACATGGGTGGCGCGGCCGCCGTGGTCGCGACCGTGGTGCTCGCCGCCCAGCTGGGGCTGCCGGTCACCGTGACCGCGACGGTGCCGATGGCGGAGAACATGCCGTCCTCGACCGCCTACAAGCCGGGCGACGTGCTGACCATGTACGGCGGGCGGACCGTCGAGGTGCTCAACACCGACGCCGAGGGGCGGCTGATCCTGGCCGACGCGATCGTCCGGGCCGCCGAGGACTCCCCCGACTACCTGGTCGAGACCTCCACCCTGACCGGTGCGCAGCAGGTCGCGCTGGGCCTGCGCACCGCCGGGGTGATGGGCTCCGACGAGCTGCGCGACCGGGTCGCCCGGCTCGGCACGGCCGCCGGCGAGGACGCCTGGGCGATGCCGCTGCCGGAGTACCTGCGCAGCGACCTGGACTCCCGGGTGGCCGACATCGCGAACGTCAGCGGCCAGCGCTTCGCCGGCATGCTGCTGGCCGGGATGTTCCTCAAGGAGTTCGTGCCGGACGGGCTGCCGTGGGCGCACATCGACATCGCCGGGCCGTCCTACAACACCAGCGGGCCGCGCGGGTACACGACCAAGGGCGGCACCGGGGTTCCGGTGCGGACCCTGATCGCCTTCCTGGAGGACGTCGCCGCGCACGGCTGA
- a CDS encoding SDR family NAD(P)-dependent oxidoreductase, producing MTGRHRVPAHAPRSAVVTGAARGIGAAIAAELVGRGYRVLVTDLDPAAAQATADRIGAVAGLAHDVTDPADAHAVVARARAIAPLGAWVANAGVGFDGALTELTEEHARALVGVNVLGPVWGARAAVAAFREQAAAGTARGGEIGVTVSLAGLGPAPGLSLYAASKAAALSVVSGLAAELRPDGIGVHGVCPAGVDTDLLRGMETGGRAQALVCSGRLVSPEQVAGALVGMFGTSRVYRTLPAGRGVVSRLTAWLPGPTLRLEPVLRARGARRARSLRG from the coding sequence ATGACCGGACGGCATCGGGTTCCCGCGCACGCCCCCCGCTCCGCGGTGGTGACCGGCGCCGCCCGCGGCATCGGTGCGGCGATCGCCGCCGAGCTGGTCGGGCGCGGCTACCGGGTGCTGGTCACCGACCTCGACCCGGCCGCGGCGCAGGCCACCGCGGACCGCATCGGTGCGGTCGCCGGGCTCGCCCACGACGTCACCGACCCGGCGGACGCGCACGCCGTCGTCGCCAGGGCGCGGGCGATCGCCCCGCTGGGCGCCTGGGTCGCCAACGCCGGAGTCGGCTTCGACGGCGCCCTCACCGAGCTGACCGAGGAGCACGCCCGCGCGCTGGTCGGGGTCAACGTGCTCGGCCCGGTGTGGGGCGCCCGGGCCGCGGTCGCCGCGTTCCGGGAGCAGGCCGCGGCCGGCACCGCCCGGGGCGGTGAGATCGGGGTCACGGTGTCGCTGGCCGGGCTCGGTCCGGCACCGGGGCTGTCGCTGTACGCGGCCTCCAAGGCCGCCGCGCTCTCGGTGGTCTCGGGGCTGGCCGCGGAACTGCGACCGGACGGGATCGGGGTGCACGGCGTCTGCCCGGCCGGGGTGGACACCGACCTGCTGCGCGGGATGGAGACCGGCGGGCGGGCCCAGGCACTCGTCTGTTCCGGGCGGCTCGTCTCCCCGGAGCAGGTCGCGGGTGCGCTCGTCGGGATGTTCGGCACGTCCCGCGTCTACCGCACGCTCCCGGCCGGGCGGGGCGTCGTGTCCCGGCTCACCGCGTGGCTGCCCGGGCCGACGCTGCGGCTGGAGCCGGTGCTGCGGGCCCGCGGTGCCCGGCGTGCCCGGTCGCTGCGCGGCTGA
- a CDS encoding oxidoreductase produces MGLLDRFRPRRSAGGGRSGEAESHLREWAGARIGVEAFVEPRTTVTETTVVFVAHDGEWTRRRVGNPARARKLARSMKMPIYDVQLVGYPNRMREHDARERALRKRARQDEMLRQLRDKDREDR; encoded by the coding sequence ATGGGCCTGCTCGACAGGTTCCGTCCCCGCCGGTCAGCGGGCGGTGGACGGTCCGGAGAGGCCGAGTCCCACCTGCGGGAGTGGGCCGGCGCGCGGATCGGGGTCGAGGCGTTCGTGGAACCGCGGACGACCGTGACCGAGACGACGGTGGTGTTCGTCGCGCACGACGGCGAGTGGACCCGCCGGCGGGTCGGCAACCCGGCCAGGGCCCGCAAGCTCGCCCGGTCGATGAAGATGCCGATCTACGACGTGCAGCTGGTCGGCTACCCGAACCGGATGCGCGAGCACGACGCCCGCGAGCGCGCGCTGCGCAAGCGGGCCCGCCAGGACGAGATGCTGCGCCAGCTGCGGGACAAGGACCGGGAGGACCGCTGA
- the lpdA gene encoding dihydrolipoyl dehydrogenase: MSEGDQRDAGPADLVILGGGSGGYACALRAAELGLSVVLVEKDKLGGTCLHRGCIPTKALLHSAEVADHARDGARVGIRSTFDGVDMAGVNSYKDGVVSRLYKGLQGLVASRGITVVDGAGTLEAPGVVRVGERRYRGRNTVLATGSYARSLPGLELDDRIVTSDAALSLAEVPRRVVVLGGGVIGVEFASVWRSFGAEVTVVEALPRLVPNEDEFASTHLARAFRRRKITARTGVRFAKATRSGDTVTVSLESGEEIEADLLLVAVGRGPNTTGHGFTEAGVATDGGFVTVDERLRTNLDGVYAVGDVTPGLQLAHRGFAHGIFVAEEIAGLGPRPVTDDGIPRVTYSDPEIASVGLTEDAARDRHGEVHTLTYDLAGNGKSQILQTSGAIKVVQAGPAGSGGPVVGVHMVGSRVGELVGEAQLIYNWEAAPADVAALIHAHPTQSEALGEAHLALAGKPLHTHG, from the coding sequence GTGTCCGAGGGGGACCAGAGGGATGCGGGACCGGCCGACCTGGTGATCCTGGGTGGCGGGTCCGGCGGCTACGCGTGCGCGTTGCGTGCGGCCGAGCTGGGTCTGTCGGTGGTGCTGGTCGAGAAGGACAAGCTCGGTGGCACCTGCCTGCACCGCGGCTGCATCCCGACCAAGGCGCTGCTGCACTCCGCGGAGGTCGCCGACCACGCCCGCGACGGCGCCCGGGTCGGTATCCGCTCCACCTTCGACGGTGTCGACATGGCCGGCGTGAACTCCTACAAGGACGGCGTCGTCTCCCGGCTGTACAAGGGGCTGCAGGGCCTGGTCGCCTCCCGCGGGATCACCGTGGTCGACGGCGCCGGGACGCTGGAGGCACCGGGCGTCGTGCGGGTCGGCGAGCGCCGCTACCGCGGCCGGAACACGGTGCTGGCCACCGGCTCCTACGCCCGTTCGCTGCCCGGCCTCGAGCTGGACGACCGGATCGTCACCTCCGACGCGGCGCTGTCGCTCGCCGAGGTCCCGCGCCGTGTGGTCGTACTCGGCGGCGGTGTGATCGGCGTCGAGTTCGCCAGCGTCTGGCGCTCGTTCGGCGCGGAGGTCACGGTCGTCGAGGCGCTGCCCCGGCTGGTCCCGAACGAGGACGAGTTCGCCTCCACCCACCTGGCCCGCGCGTTCCGCCGCCGCAAGATCACCGCCCGTACCGGGGTGCGCTTCGCCAAGGCCACCCGCAGCGGTGACACCGTCACGGTGTCGCTGGAGTCCGGCGAGGAGATCGAGGCCGACCTGCTGCTCGTCGCGGTCGGGCGCGGCCCGAACACCACCGGCCACGGGTTCACCGAGGCCGGCGTCGCGACCGACGGCGGGTTCGTCACCGTCGACGAACGCCTGCGCACCAACCTCGACGGGGTGTACGCGGTCGGCGACGTGACGCCGGGCCTGCAGCTGGCCCACCGCGGCTTCGCACACGGCATCTTCGTCGCCGAGGAGATCGCCGGCCTGGGCCCGCGCCCGGTGACCGACGACGGCATCCCGCGCGTCACCTACTCCGACCCGGAGATCGCCTCGGTCGGCCTGACCGAGGACGCCGCCCGGGACCGGCACGGCGAGGTGCACACCCTGACCTACGACCTGGCCGGCAACGGCAAGTCGCAGATCCTGCAGACCTCGGGCGCGATCAAGGTCGTCCAGGCGGGCCCGGCCGGTTCCGGCGGCCCCGTCGTGGGCGTGCACATGGTCGGGTCCCGGGTCGGCGAACTGGTCGGCGAAGCACAGCTGATCTACAACTGGGAGGCGGCCCCCGCCGACGTCGCCGCACTGATCCACGCCCACCCCACACAGAGCGAGGCCCTCGGCGAGGCCCACCTCGCACTGGCCGGGAAACCGCTGCACACCCACGGCTGA